In a genomic window of Balaenoptera ricei isolate mBalRic1 chromosome 3, mBalRic1.hap2, whole genome shotgun sequence:
- the ARL10 gene encoding ADP-ribosylation factor-like protein 10, with the protein MAPRPLSSLVLALGGAAAVLGSVIFILWKTYFGRGRERRWDGGEAWWGTEPARLPEWDEWDPEDEADEEPALEELEQREVLVLGLDGSGKSTFLRVLAGKPPLEGHIPTWGFNSVRLPTRDFEVDLLEIGGSQNLRFYWKEFVNEVDVLVFMVDSADRLRLPWARQELHKLLDKDPDLPVVIVANKQDLSEAMSVVELQQELGLQAVDNQREVFLLAASIAPAGAGFENPGTVHIWRLLLELLS; encoded by the exons ATGGCGCCGCGGCCGCTAAGCTCCTTGGTGCTGGCGCTGGGTGGCGCGGCGGCCGTGCTCGGTTCGGTGATCTTCATCCTCTGGAAGACCTACTTCGGCCGCGGACGGGAGCGGCGCTGGGACGGAGGCGAAGCCTGGTGGGGCACGGAGCCTGCCCGCCTTCCGGAGTGGGACGAATGGGAC CCCGAGGACGAGGCGGACGAGGAGCCGGCGCTGGAGGAGTTGGAGCAGCGCGAGGTGCTGGTGCTGGGGCTGGATGGCTCTGGGAAGAGCACGTTCCTGCGCGTGCTGGCCGGGAAGCCACCGCTGGAAGGCCACATCCCCACCTGGGGCTTCAACTCCGTGCGGCTGCCCACCAGGGACTTCGAGGTGGACCTGCTGGAGA TCGGTGGCAGCCAGAATCTGCGCTTCTACTGGAAGGAGTTTGTGAATGAAGTGGACGTGCTGGTGTTCATGGTGGACTCGGCTGACCGGCTGCGGTTGCCCTGGGCCCGACAGGAGCTGCACAAGCTACTGGACAAGGACCCTGACCTGCCTGTTGTCATCGTGGCCAACAAGCAG GACCTGAGCGAGGCCATGAGTGTGGTGGAGCTGCAGCAGGAGCTGGGCCTTCAGGCTGTCGACAACCAGCGGGAAGTCTTCCTCTTGGCAGCCAGCATTGCCCCTGCAGGAGCCGGCTTTGAAAATCCTGGCACCGTGCACATCTGGAGACTGCTCCTGGAGCTTCTCTCCTAG